The Polaribacter sp. HaHaR_3_91 genomic sequence ATTTCTACAAAAATTGAAAAATCTACTTTACCACGAACCAAAGAGCTGGCTAGTTTTTTACGAACGGCTAATTCTTTCTCTTTATAATAAGAAGGAATGCGAACGTTTAAATCGAGGTTTTTACTGTTTAAAGATTTAATTTCTATGGTTACTTTTTTAGTAGGTAATTGTAATACAGACTTGCCATAACCAGTCATAGATTGAATCATAAAATCAACATTTTAGATGAGGGGCAAATATAGTTTTTATTTCACAGAATTTTTAAGGGAATGCACTTGTAAATCATTGAAAATGATAAAGACACATATTATACAGATTCGTACTAATTTTTATGCAGATAAATTTCACTAATTTGAACGAACGAAGCCTGTTTTATTGGTTTTAATTAGCATCTATTTTTCTACTTGTCTGGTTACTAAATATACACCGCAAAAAATAAGTATTGTTGCGCCAATTTTTATAAGGTTTAAAGAGTCACTACCAACTATAAGAGCGTAAATAGTTGCAATTACAGGTTGTAAATAAATAAAAACACTAACCGTTGTTGGTTTTAATTTTGATAAACCATATAAATTAAAAAGATAGGTAATACAAGTGGTAAAGACAATTACAAAGCCAATATTCCAATAAATATTAGGGGGTATTGCTTGCCAAGCAACTTCTGTTAATTCTCGGTATCCAAAAGGAACTGTAAAAAGCAATCCAATTAAATACAGCCATTTAACAAATACAATTGGATGGTATTTTGAAATCAAATTTTTAGAGATTACTAAATACAATCCATAAGAAGCTGCGTTAACAAATACCAAAAAGTTGCCCCAATTACTATTTGTTGCATTTGTGTTAGATGAATTACCATACATAATAAGTAAAATGGTACCTACTAAACCAATAATTACTCCTAATATTTTTTGTTTTCCGATAGCTTTTCGTAATAATAGGCTAGAAAAAATTAACACCATAATTGGTGAAGTTACCATCATTACAGATGCGCTAATAGGTGTTGTTAAATTTAATCCTTTAAAAAAGGAAAGCATATTTAAACCAACACCAAAAAAGGAAGCCAATACAATATTTTTATAATCTGATTTATCTATTTTCTGTGATTTAACAAAAAATCCTAGAAGCCAAAAAATTAATGTTGCACCCATTACTCGTATTGCTATAAAGCCAAAAGGTTTTACATAAGTAGGCATTACCTCTTTAGCAATAGTGTAATTAAGTCCATAAATTACGGTAGCTATAGAAACTGCAATTAATGCGATTGTTCTTTGATTTATTTTCAAAAAAATAGAATTCTAAAATTAGCTTGCAAAGTTGAGGATAATTTTTAGTTTAAGGCACAAAAAAAGAGTTTCAAATTATATGTTGAAACTCTTCTAATTTGGTTGGTTGATTTTTAATTAGTCTACTAAAGTCGGTATTCTTAATACCTGACCAGGGTATATTTTATCTAGATGCGATAACATGGGTTTGTTTGCTTCAAAAATTACAGGGTATTTCATTGCATTCCCATTTTTTAGTTTTTTGTTAATCTTTTGTGTAGATGCAAGATACAATTTTATACAATTGCTTTACATTTGTTGTTCAAAAATTATTTACAATGATTATTCACCATTTACAAGAAGGAAATTCTATTCTTAATAAATTTATTGCAGAAATTAGAGATGTTAACATTCAGAAAGATTCACTTCGTTTTAGAAGGAATATTGAAAGAATTGGTGAGGTTTTAGGTTATGAATTAAGTAAAAACCTTTCTTATAAAAATGTTTCTATTGAAACTCCTTTAGGTGAAAAAACAGAACAATTATTTGATAACGATGTTGTTTTATGTTCAATTTTAAGAGCTGGTTTACCTTTGCATCAAGGTGTGTTAAACTATTTTGATGATGCCGAAAATGCTTTTATTTCTGCGTACCGTCATCATCCAAACAATGATGCTAAATCTGAAATTGTAGTAGAGTATTTTGCAGCTCCATCAATTGAAAACAAAACATTATTGTTGTTAGATCCTATGTTAGCAACAGGACAATCTTTAGTGTCTGTTTATGAGGCAATAAAAAAACAAGGAACTCCTGCAGAAATTCATATTTTAGTAGTTATTGCTTCTAAAGAAGGAATCGAGTTTATAAAAGATAAATTTCCAGAAAACACACATTTATGGATCGCAGCAATAGATGATGAGTTAAATAGTAAAGGATATATAGTTCCTGGTTTAGGTGATGCTGGCGATTTAGCTTTTGGGACTAAATTATAGTAAGAAATATGTGATTACTGTACCTATTAAAAGTAATCCTGATAGTATGTTTTTAACAATCATCTTTTCAATTACTTCAAAACCGTTTGCTATAATTATAGATGCAGGAATCAAAAAATAAACAATTTCAGTTCCATTTTTTTCAGTAATCATTAAAGCAAAAACAACTGCGATAATTGTGTTGATAATTAAAACAATCCAACTTTTTTTAAAAGAATTATTTACAGATAATGCTTTCGGCGATTTTAAGAATATAGAACTAACAGCTAGCAGAAGTACTGTTCCAAAAATCCATAGTGTGGTGTCTTTTGTATAAATAAATACATTATTTATATTATTAAAGGCAAAAAATTGTTGAAACTCTACATTAGAATCATGCCAAAATAAGTACGAAAAATAAACAATTAAGGGAGAAATAAACCCAATAATTGGAGTTAGTAAAGTGTGAAAAGAAACTTTTTTTCTCAATAAAATAGAGGCGTAAATTAGA encodes the following:
- a CDS encoding DMT family transporter, with the protein product MNQRTIALIAVSIATVIYGLNYTIAKEVMPTYVKPFGFIAIRVMGATLIFWLLGFFVKSQKIDKSDYKNIVLASFFGVGLNMLSFFKGLNLTTPISASVMMVTSPIMVLIFSSLLLRKAIGKQKILGVIIGLVGTILLIMYGNSSNTNATNSNWGNFLVFVNAASYGLYLVISKNLISKYHPIVFVKWLYLIGLLFTVPFGYRELTEVAWQAIPPNIYWNIGFVIVFTTCITYLFNLYGLSKLKPTTVSVFIYLQPVIATIYALIVGSDSLNLIKIGATILIFCGVYLVTRQVEK
- the upp gene encoding uracil phosphoribosyltransferase, with the protein product MIIHHLQEGNSILNKFIAEIRDVNIQKDSLRFRRNIERIGEVLGYELSKNLSYKNVSIETPLGEKTEQLFDNDVVLCSILRAGLPLHQGVLNYFDDAENAFISAYRHHPNNDAKSEIVVEYFAAPSIENKTLLLLDPMLATGQSLVSVYEAIKKQGTPAEIHILVVIASKEGIEFIKDKFPENTHLWIAAIDDELNSKGYIVPGLGDAGDLAFGTKL
- a CDS encoding DUF6427 family protein, which codes for MLANFLEKSKPINFIVYFGLFFCFFIITVFSNLLTDNFTWLKAMENISFLGLFLIVFFFYNFIVSKNKLTFDHSYAFFIFILTSILFTPKLLELKALLTLIIYLLFLRKIYSLRSYKKLIQKLFDSGFWLGILFILEPFTLFFFVLIYASILLRKKVSFHTLLTPIIGFISPLIVYFSYLFWHDSNVEFQQFFAFNNINNVFIYTKDTTLWIFGTVLLLAVSSIFLKSPKALSVNNSFKKSWIVLIINTIIAVVFALMITEKNGTEIVYFLIPASIIIANGFEVIEKMIVKNILSGLLLIGTVITYFLL